One window from the genome of Grus americana isolate bGruAme1 chromosome 2, bGruAme1.mat, whole genome shotgun sequence encodes:
- the LOC129202196 gene encoding serum paraoxonase/arylesterase 2 gives MGKLLAVALVGIAAALAAERLLAFRNRLNASREIAPVSLPNCRLIKGIEAGSEDIDILPNGLAFISSGLKYPGIKSPAPDKPGELFLMDLNEDNPRAVELRISRGFDLASFNPHGISTYVDRDDTVYLFVVNHPHQKSTVELFKFVEDDNSLLHLKTIRHDLLTSVNDIVAMGPDSFYATNDHYFSDFILMFLEMFLGLTWSNVVYYSPKEVKEVAAGFYSANGINISPDRKYIYVADVLDHNVHVMEKHANWNLTHVKTLQLDTLVDNLSIDPHTGDIWTGCHPNGMKLFYNDPKNLPASEVLCIQNILSEEPVVTRVYADNGSVLQGSSVASVYKGKLLVGTVVHRALYCEL, from the exons ATGGGGAAGCTGCTGGCGGTGGCTCTGGTCGGCATAGCGGCAGCCTTGGCGGCGGAGCGGCTGCTGGCCTTTCG GAACAGACTGAATGCTTCACGGGAAATAGCCCCAGTAAGCCTCCCGAACTGCCGGCTCATTAAAGGGATCG AAGCTGGTTCAGAAGACATCGACATACTTCCCAATGGCTTGGCTTTCATCAGCTCC ggCTTGAAATATCCAGGAATAAAGAGCCCTGCACCAGACAAGCCAGGTGAACTATTTTTGATGGATTTGAATGAAGACAATCCCAGAGCAGTGGAACTGAGAATCAGCCGAGGGTTTGATCTGGCATCGTTTAACCCTCACGGAATCAGCACCTATGTAGACAGAG atgacaCCGTGTACCTCTTTGTTGTGAACCACCCCCATCAGAAGAGCACAGTAGAATTGTTTAAATTTGTAGAAGATGACAATTCTCTTCTACACCTGAAAACCATTCGACACGACCTTCTGACAAG tgtgaaTGATATAGTAGCTATGGGACCAGACAGCTTCTATGCTACCAATGACCACTACTTCTCCGACTTCATCTTGATGTTCTTGGAGATGTTCTTGGGTTTAACATGGTCAAATGTTGTTTACTACAGCCCAAAAGAAGTTAAAGAAGTAGCAGCTGGGTTTTATTCAGCCAATGGAATTAACATTTCACCTGACAGAAA GTACATATATGTTGCAGATGTACTTGATCATAATGTCCATGTTATGGAAAAACATGCTAATTGGAATTTAACCCATGTGAAG ACGCTGCAGCTGGACACTCTGGTCGATAACTTGTCTATTGACCCTCACACTGGAGACATCTGGACAGGATGTCATCCCAATGGGATGAAGCTGTTCTACAACGATCCCAAAAATCTGCCTGCCTCTGAG GTCCTGTGCATCCAGAACATCCTCTCGGAGGAGCCTGTGGTGACACGCGTCTACGCTGACAACggctctgtgctgcagggaagCTCGGTGGCGTCCGTCTACAAGGGAAAACTGCTTGTCGGCACAGTCGTCCACAGAGCGCTGTACTGCGAGCTATAG